A genomic stretch from Marinobacter fonticola includes:
- the araG gene encoding L-arabinose ABC transporter ATP-binding protein AraG, giving the protein MSESYLRFDGISVEFPGVRALDNVSFDAQAGEVHALMGENGAGKSTLLKVLSGVNKVTSGALWINGERHVFANEREALGQGIAIIYQELTLSPNLSVAENLLLGQLPQKNGFIDRRAMRESAVGVLKDLGEENIDPATRVRDLSIGQQQMIEIGRALLRNARIIAFDEPTSSLSVQEIRNLKRIVKRLRDEGKVVLYVTHRMDEVFEMCDAITVFRDGKHISTHPSLDHIDHDLLVSEMVGREIEDVYGYRCREHGPTLLEIKDLKGPGVRVPASFAVRQGEVFGLFGLVGAGRSELLRLVCGAVRPEEGAVHFKGKPCQFRSPQQAIHAGIAMCPEDRKSQGIFAIASVADNINISCRRFFSRWKVFRNSAQEKDNAHDYIRRLRIKTPGPETRIGTLSGGNQQKAILARWLSEEIDVFVMDEPTRGIDVGARRDIYSLLYDLAEQGKSVVVISSDLAEVSSICDRVGVMRDGEMIEILPRDQATPERLLGLALPA; this is encoded by the coding sequence ATGTCTGAGTCATACCTTCGGTTTGACGGCATCTCCGTGGAATTTCCCGGCGTTCGCGCCCTGGATAATGTGTCCTTCGATGCACAGGCCGGAGAGGTCCATGCCTTGATGGGCGAGAACGGCGCCGGCAAATCCACGCTGCTAAAGGTTCTCAGCGGCGTTAACAAGGTGACGTCCGGCGCGCTCTGGATCAACGGCGAGCGCCACGTCTTCGCCAACGAACGAGAGGCACTGGGCCAGGGCATCGCCATCATTTACCAAGAGCTGACCCTGTCGCCGAACCTGTCGGTCGCGGAGAACCTGCTGCTTGGCCAGCTCCCGCAGAAGAATGGTTTCATCGACCGTCGCGCGATGCGGGAGAGTGCGGTCGGCGTGCTCAAGGACCTCGGCGAAGAGAACATCGACCCGGCGACCCGGGTCCGGGATCTCTCGATTGGTCAGCAGCAAATGATCGAAATCGGCCGCGCGCTGCTGCGCAATGCCCGGATTATCGCTTTCGACGAGCCCACCAGCAGCCTGTCGGTGCAGGAAATTCGCAATCTCAAGCGTATCGTCAAACGCCTGCGCGACGAGGGCAAAGTGGTGCTTTACGTCACCCACCGCATGGATGAAGTCTTCGAGATGTGCGATGCCATCACTGTCTTCCGGGACGGCAAGCACATCAGCACCCATCCCAGTCTCGACCATATCGACCACGACCTGCTGGTCAGCGAGATGGTCGGCCGCGAGATCGAGGACGTCTACGGCTACCGCTGCCGCGAACACGGCCCGACACTGCTTGAGATCAAGGATTTGAAAGGGCCGGGGGTGCGTGTTCCCGCCAGTTTTGCGGTCAGGCAGGGCGAAGTGTTCGGCTTATTTGGCCTGGTCGGCGCCGGCCGCAGCGAACTGCTGCGCCTGGTATGCGGCGCGGTCAGGCCCGAAGAGGGAGCGGTGCATTTCAAAGGTAAACCGTGCCAGTTCCGCAGCCCGCAGCAGGCGATTCATGCCGGCATCGCCATGTGTCCGGAAGACCGCAAATCCCAGGGCATCTTCGCCATCGCGAGCGTGGCGGACAACATCAATATCAGCTGCCGCCGTTTCTTCTCACGCTGGAAGGTGTTCCGTAATAGCGCACAGGAAAAGGATAACGCCCACGACTACATCCGCCGCCTGCGCATCAAGACGCCGGGCCCTGAGACCCGCATCGGCACACTCTCCGGCGGTAACCAGCAAAAGGCGATTCTGGCCCGCTGGCTGTCCGAAGAGATCGACGTGTTCGTGATGGATGAGCCGACTCGCGGTATCGATGTCGGCGCCCGCCGGGACATCTATTCACTGCTTTACGACCTGGCGGAACAGGGCAAGAGCGTGGTGGTCATTTCCAGCGACCTTGCCGAAGTCAGTTCCATCTGCGACCGGGTTGGCGTCATGCGCGATGGCGAGATGATCGAGATCCTACCCCGCGACCAGGCCACGCCTGAACGTTTGCTTGGCCTGGCATTGCCAGCCTGA
- the araH gene encoding L-arabinose ABC transporter permease AraH encodes MDTSGLIAIFILLFIGLSVLVPDFLTGRNIVGLLLSVTLIGTIATTMMLVLALGEVDLSVASIVAFTGVVAAVITSSSGSVFIGVAAGIAAGAAVGAFNGFVVARFGVNSLIATLAAMEFVRGLAYITSGGDAVMITVPAFFDLGSASFLGLTVPVWTMIFCFIIFGILLNVTAFGRNVLATGGNSEAANLAGVNVRRLKITVFALQGVVAGIAGVLLTSRMGLGDPNTSLGLELAVISACVLGGVSLSGGVASITGVLVGVLIMGCVQNAMGLLNVPTFYQYLVRGAILLLAVLFDRWKQSRRTRA; translated from the coding sequence ATGGATACCTCGGGCCTGATTGCGATATTCATCCTGCTTTTTATCGGGTTGTCGGTGCTGGTACCGGACTTCCTGACTGGCCGTAACATCGTCGGCCTGCTCCTGTCGGTCACGCTGATCGGCACCATCGCGACCACCATGATGCTGGTACTGGCGCTTGGAGAGGTGGATCTTTCCGTCGCCTCCATTGTGGCGTTTACCGGCGTTGTGGCGGCGGTCATCACATCCAGTTCGGGGAGCGTCTTTATCGGCGTGGCGGCCGGCATTGCCGCTGGTGCCGCGGTGGGGGCGTTCAATGGTTTTGTCGTTGCGCGATTCGGCGTCAATTCGTTGATCGCCACACTGGCGGCGATGGAATTCGTGCGCGGGTTGGCCTACATCACGTCCGGCGGCGATGCGGTGATGATCACCGTGCCTGCCTTCTTCGATCTGGGCAGCGCCTCCTTCCTCGGCCTGACGGTGCCCGTCTGGACCATGATCTTCTGCTTCATCATCTTCGGCATCCTGCTCAACGTCACTGCCTTCGGCCGCAATGTCCTCGCGACAGGGGGCAACTCGGAAGCGGCCAACCTGGCGGGCGTGAACGTGCGGCGCCTGAAAATTACGGTCTTTGCCCTACAAGGCGTCGTCGCCGGTATTGCCGGCGTGCTGCTCACCTCCCGCATGGGACTCGGCGATCCCAACACCTCCCTGGGTCTGGAACTGGCCGTGATCTCCGCTTGCGTACTGGGCGGTGTCTCGCTCTCCGGCGGTGTGGCGTCGATTACCGGTGTTTTAGTGGGCGTGCTGATCATGGGCTGCGTGCAGAACGCCATGGGGCTGCTCAACGTGCCGACCTTTTATCAGTACCTGGTACGTGGGGCGATCCTGCTGCTCGCGGTGCTGTTCGACCGCTGGAAGCAGTCGCGCCGGACACGAGCCTGA